The genomic region ATTTTTCTCTAATTAAACCATTAGTATTTTCATTAGTACCTCTTTGTCAAGGTGAATATGCATCAGCAAAATAAATTTTCACATTTAAATTTTTTTCAAGTTGTTGTCAATTAGCAAATTCTTTACCCCTATCAAATGTTATAGTCTTAACAAGATTATTTGGAAGAATTGATAAATAATGACTAATATTTTTGTTAATAACTTTAGTAGTTCTATTTTCAACTAATATTACTAAAGTAAATCTTGATGTTCTTTCAACTAAAGTTATTAAACATGATTTACTTTTACCTCGTGATGATACTACAGTATCACCTTCTCAATGGCCAAGAGTTATGCGATTATTAACATTTCGTTCTTTAATGGATTTACCATTAAATTTACCCCGATTTTCTTGAGATTTTCGTTTCTTACCTTTTCTTCTTAAATTTTTACTAGTAACCTTTTCAAGTAATCCAGAATAAATTCAATTGTAAACTGTTTTAAAACTAATAATTCATTCTTGATGAAAATTTTTAATTCTGCCATAAATTTGTTCAGGCGATCAACCTAATAATAATTTTTGTTGTACATATTTTACTAATTCTCTATTTTTAAATTTATGAAAATAAACATGTAATTGTTTTCTATTTTCTGCTTTATTTTGTGCAATTAATGAAAAATAATGATTATTATCTTTATTTCTATTAACTTCTCGATTAATAGTACTAATACTTCGATTAAGATTTTTAGCTATTTCACTAATTTTTACTTTAAATTTCAATTGATTCTCAATATAAATTCTTTCATCTATGCCAAGATGTTTGTATCCCATATAAAAACTCCTTAAATTTACTTTTTCTAAAATAAACTTAGCATCATGAAATTTTTATATAAAATCTTTTGCAATTTTATTTACTTGCACTTACAAGTATAATTCAGCTTTAAGCACTAACATCAAATTACTTTTGTTAATTTTACAATCAGAACAATTTTACAAAAAAACTTGTTTTAAAATCTGCTGACAAACTTTAAAATTAGGACAAAATTGCACCACTAATTTTCAAAATGCTTGACTATGATTAGGCTCTCATAAATGTACTAACTCGTGAATAATAACATAGTCAATAACCTCAAAATTAAAATGCATAATTTTGGAATTTAGAACAATTTTTTGCTTGTTAAAATGACAAACACCTCATTTACTACGCATCACTCTAAACTTAAGTTGTTGATAGCTTAAATTCATTGTTTTAGCAAGTAATGCCACTCGGGAACTCAAATATAATTCAGCTTGCTTACTAAGAAATTTATTAAAATTTTTCACAAGTTGCTTTTCATCATTGCCTTTTAAATTAACAACAACAGTTGTTGCGACAAAAATAACTTTATTGTTATTAGCAAAATAATTAATTTGCACCTCATATTTCTTATCTAAGAAATAAACAAAATATGGTTTTTGATGCAAATTAATTAAAATCTTTGAGGATTTATTAATAATTTTCTGTAATTTTTTTCAATTACTAATAAGAAAATCCTCAATATATTGTTCTTTCATTCCTAAGGGGGCATTGACAATAATATCCGATGAATAATATCTTACTGATAATCTTTTACCTTGTTGCAAATAATAATCCAACGCTACATTTTCATAAACTAATTGCTTTTTAAGCATCTAATAACCATCCTCATACTACTTTTTAAATATTGTTTTAATGTTTAAAAACATTATTCCCAAAGCTTTAAAATCCCACGGTTGTTTTACTCTTTTTAAAGGAACAAATTTATTTCCTTTTTTAGAAAAATAAGGTTGCACCTTCGTTAAAATTAAATAACCTAAAGATGTAAAAAATATTCCAAAAGTAAATATAAAAATATAACCTAATGGTCACAAACGACCAGTCCGATCAAAAATATTAGCAGTAGTAACAAGATTATTACCACTACCTCATAATGGATAACCATCACGACCAATAAATAATAAATTAGTTATTTCATTTTCATTTTTCGCAATAACTAATGAAAACGCATTAAAACTTAAAGCCATTAAACTAAATATAATTAAACTAATAAAACTTCATAATAAATAATCACGATGATATTGCACAATACCATACATATATAAAAATCAATAAGTAAAAATGATAATAACATGTAAAACATAATATAACCAGTAAGAAAAATGTTGCGGTCCATACGATTTATCAGCTGGAATTAGTAAACTTGCAAAAACCATAATTACTACTCAAGGTGCAGTAATACTAAATAATTTATCATTAGCCTTAATTAATAAAATACCACTAATAATTTGTGTTATTGAACTTAAATGAAATGGGAAAATTCAAGGTCAACCTCGTAAATTTTTTCCTGATTCTTTAAAATAATATAAATATAAAAAATGTAAAAAATAATAAAGAAAATATAAGAAAATTTGAAAAATACCAAGAATTATTAAAAATAATTTATTTTGTGCTAACTTAACATATCCTGTTTTAAAAATAAACAAACAAGCCAAAGCAATTAATGATAAAATAACTGGCAATCAATATTGTCAAGTAACACCAATTTTAGTAATAACTTCACCAGAACTTCCTGCTGGATTAAAAAAATCATATAATGATAAAAACATCTTTACTTCTCCCTTAATAGTTATTACTTATTCGTTGATGATTAATCTCATTTTTATTTAAATAGGCTTGAAAAATATCTTGAAAACTAAACTGCAAAATATTAGCAATTGTAAAAAAATGATTTAAAATATTAGCATAATCATTAGTAATATTTTTTCAAAAAGCAATCGTATGATTAAAAGTTTCTAATATTAACAATGTTAAATCTTGTTCTTGCTTTAATTCATAAGAATATGCTTCTAAATCAATATTAAAACTTAATCCAATACTAATAAGAAAATGCAGACAATCAATAAATTCATCTAAAACTAATTCTTTTGACTTATATGTCATACGATTTGATCAATATTTAAAGCATCGTAATTCATTACTAAATTCCGATAATTCTACTAATAAAGCTAAAAATCGTTTATCAATTGTTTTTTCAACTAATAATTTTTTTTCTTCTAAAATTCTTGCATCTAACTTTTTTTGCAAACTAATAATTTGTTTTCATAATTGTAAATCCAAAATATGTTTCACCCATCCCTAACTTATATTGTTTTATTTATTATAATTGCCAAATTGTAAAGTTAAGTGCAACTAAATTATTTTTCTAACCAAATATTCGATTGGCGAAAGATAATTTAGTATTTTTCTTGGTCTTTGGTTTAAAGACAATATAAATTTATGAACTGCATTTTTAGTAGTGTTTGAAAAATTAAATTTTTTAGGAAATTTTTCTCTAATTAAACCATTAGTATTTTCATTAGTACCTCTTTGTCAAGGTGAATATGCATCAGCAAAATAAATTTTCACATTTAAATTTTTTTCAAGTTGTTGTCAATTAGCAAATTCTTTACCCCTATCAAATGTTATAGTCTTAACAAGATTATTTGGAAGAATTGATAAATAATGACTAATATTTTTGTTAATAACTTTAGTAGTTCTATTTTCAACTAATATTACTAAAGTAAATCTTGATGTTCTTTCAACTAAAGTTATTAAACATGATTTACTTTTACCTCGTGATGATACTACAGTATCACCTTCTCAATGGCCAAGAGTTATGCGATTATTAACATTTCGTTCTTTAATGGATTTACCATTAAATTTACCCCGATTTTCTTGAGATTTTCGTTTCTTACCTTTTCTTCTTAAATTTTTACTAGTAACCTTTTCAAGTAATCCAGAATAAATTCAATTGTAAATTGTTTTAAAACTAATAATTCATTCTTGATGAAAATTTTTAATTCTGCCATAAATTTGTTCAGGCGATCAACCTAATAATAATTTTTGTTGTACATATTTTACTAATTCTCTATTTTTAAATTTATGAAAATAAACATGTAATTGTTTTCTATTTTCTGCTTTATTTTGTGCAATTAATGAAAAATAATGATTATTATCTTTATTTCTATTAACTTCTCGATTAATAGTACTAATACTTCGATTAAGATTTTTAGCTATTTCACTAATTTTTACTTTAAATTTCAATTGATTCTCAATATAAATTCTTTCAGCTATGCCAAGATGTTTGTATCCCATATAAAAAGTCCTTAAATTTACTTTTTCTAAAATAAACTTAGCATCATGAAATTTTTATATGAAATCTTTTGCAATTTTATTTACTTGCACTTACAAGTATAATTCAGCAATTATATTTTTTCAAGTTGCAAATAAAAAAAACCTAGTAATAACTTATAAATTATTACTACCTGAAATGTAAAATTAAAAAGGACACTTATATAAAAAACAAATTGTGTTAATTCTATAATTAAGAAAAGAAAGGAATTAGCACAATGTATAAGTATCTGACTATTGAATCAATAATAGCAATAAAAGAATATAAAAGTTATGGATTTTCTATTCGTAAAATAGCAAAAGCAATTGATTATAGTAAATCAACTGTACACAGAGTTTGTAAATTATTAAATCAAAACTTATTACCATTAGAAATATTGAATCAAGTTCAAAAAAATAAACAAAATGCAGGTAGAAAATTAATAATTTTAACTTTAACAGAAATTAATACTATCAATCATTTGTTAATTACTAAAAATTATGCTCTTGATATAATTGCTGATTTTTTAAAGAAAAATAAAATAAAAAATATTTCAACAAAAACTTTATATAACATGTTTAAAACAAATCGAATGGGTTTTGATGAAAAAAATTTATTGAGAAAAGGCAAAAATAAACCTCATAAACAAAAAGAAACTAGGGGCAGAATTAATAATTGTAAATCTATTCATGAAAGAAATTTAATCATTCCAAATATTAAAAATATACAAGAATTTGGCCATTTAGAGGGAGATACTATCGTTGGTAAAGATCATAAAAGTTCTATTATTACTTTAGCTGATCTATGATCAAAAACCACAATTCCTTTGAAAACTAAAAATCATAAAGCAGAAAGTATTACACAAAGTATAATAAAATTTATTTCAAAATTAATACCAGGAACAATTAAAACTATTACTTTTGATCGTGGTAAAGAATTTAGTAAATGAAAATTAATTGAAAAAAATTGTAATGTTAAAATTTATTTTGCAGATGCCGGAAAACCTTGTCAAAGAGGTTTAAATGAGAACAATAATGGTATTTTAAGAAGATATTTACCAAAATCTACTGATTTATCTTCATATAAACAAAAAGACTTAAATTCTATAGCATTTCAAATTAATTCTACACCCAGAAAATCATTATCTTATAAAAGACCAATAGATTTAATACAATTATTTTAAAAAACTGTCCCATTTATATTTACAATTCAGGCTAGATAAAATTAATCTTTTTTTTCTAATGCTGATTTAGACAAATCAACTAATTTTTTAAATTCAACTGGTTGATGAATTGCCATTTCCGATAACATTTTTCGATTAATATCAACATTTGCTTTATGTAAACCATTAATAAATTGTGAATAAGACATATCATATTCTCTAGCAGCACCATTAATTCGTGTAATTCATAAACTTCGAAACTCGCATTTACGCTTTTTACGATCACGATAAGCATATGCTAAAGACTTCATTACTTGTTCTTTAGCAGTTCTAAATAATGTATGTTTTGAACCAAAATAACCTTTAGCTTGTTTTAAAACCTTTTTACGGCGTTTTCTAGTAGTAACGCCTCCTTTAACTCTTGCCATTATTATATTTCCTTTCTAACTAAGTAGTAAATTTTTTAATCTTCGGTAATCAGTTTTATGTACTGCTCCTTCTTTGCTTAAATGTCGTTTTTGTTTAGTTGACTTATTTTGCGCTAAATGAGAAGTAAAAGCATGCTTTCGCTTTCATTTACCAGTTCCAGTAATTTTAATTCGTTTCTGTAATGCTTTTTTTGTTTTCATTTTTGGCATTTTCTTGCTCCTTTTCTTTAATTAAATCTTTATCTTTTCTAACAATTAAATACATATCATAAAACTGACCAGTTAACTTTGGTGTTTTTTCAATTTCACAATACTCTTTTACTAAATCATAAAACCGCATTAATGTTTCATAACCAAACTCTTTACGATATGATTCCCTACCTCGAAACTTTAAAGATATTTTAACCCGATCACCATTTTTTAAAAATTCTATTACCTTCTTAGCTTTGAATTGCAAATCATGCTCACCAATATTAGGTGTTAAACGCATTTCTTTGTTTTGAATAATTCGTTGCTTTTTTTTATTATCTTTATCTTTTTTTTGCTCTTCATACTTATATCTGCCATAATCTAAAATTTTCGACACTGGCGGATTAGTATTAGGTGCAACAACAAACAAATCTAGTCCTTGCTCTTTAGCAGTCCTTAAAGCATCATTTCGTGACATCACACCTAATTGATTGCCATCTTGATCAATAACTAAAACTTCACGAAAAGGAATATTTTGGTTAATAAAATCAGTATTTGGCTTATGTTTCATAAAATAGAAAACCTCCTATAACAACATAGAAAAAGTGTGTACTAATACACACTCACCATTAAAATATTTAGATTTTAAATCTAAAATTATTATTAGCTGTTTACCCATAACGATAATATGTTGCTATCAGGTGAGTGTAACACTACTTTCTTTTATTTATGTTCCTATAAATAATAACATAAATAAATAAAAATGCAAAAAAATATTAAACTTAGGTCGCGTTTAGTTTTCTTAGGTATTGCTTTGAAAAAGTAAAACGCTGAATTATACTTGTAAGTGCAAGTAAATAAAATTGCAAAAGATTTCATATAAAAATTTCATGATGCTAAGTTTATTTTAGAAAAAGTAAATTTAAGGAGTTTTTATATGGGATACAAACATCTTGGCATAGATGAAAGAATTTATATTGAGAATCAATTGAAATTTAAAGTAAAAATTAGTGAAATAGCTAAAAATCTTAATCGAAGTATTAGTACTATTAATCGAGAAGTTAATAGAAATAAAGATAATAATCATTATTTTTCATTAATTGCACAAAATAAAGCAGAAAATAGAAAACAATTACATGTTTATTTTCATAAATTTAAAAATAGAGAATTAGTAAAATATGTACAACAAAAATTATTATTAGGTTGATCGCCTGAACAAATTTATGGCAGAATTAAAAATTTTCATCAAGAATGAATTATTAGTTTTAAAACAATTTACAATTGAATTTATTCTGGATTACTTGAAAAGGTTACTAGTAAAAATTTAAGAAGAAAAGGTAAGAAACGAAAATCTCAAGAAAATCGGGGTAAATTTAATGGTAAATCCATTAAAGAACGAAATGTTAATAATCGCATAACTCTTGGCCATTGAGAAGGTGATACTGTAGTATCATCACGAGGTAAAAGTAAATCATGTTTAATAACTTTAGTTGAAAGAACATCAAGATTTACTTTAGCAATATTAGTTGAAAATAGAACTACTAAAGTTATTAACAAAAATATTAGTCATTATTTATCAATTCTTCCAAATAATCTTGTTAAGACTATAACATTTGATAGGGGTAAAGAATTTGCTAATTGACAACAACTTGAAAAAAATTTAAATGTGAAAATTTATTTTGCTGATGCATATTCACCTTGACAAAGAGGTACTAATGAAAATACTAATGGTTTAATTAGAGAAAAATTTCCTAAAAAATTTAATTTTTCAAACACTACTAAAAATGCAGTTCATAAATTTATATTGTCTTTAAACCAAAGACCAAGAAAAATACTAAATTATCTTTCGCCAATCGAATATTTGGTTAGAAAAATAATTTAGTTGCACTTAACTTTACAATTTGGCAATTAAATTGTTTTAAAACTAATAATTCATTCTTGATGAAAATTTTTAATTCTGCCATAAATTTGTTCAGGCGATGGATTGGTAACCCTTTTTAGGACACTTTTTATGTAGACTGGTATTTTCTAAATTCAACGGGAGTTAAATAATTTAAACTGCCATGAATTCGAATATTGTTATATCAATTAACAAAATCAAATAGTTCGCATTTTAGTTGTGTTAAGTTTGCAAATTTTTTACCGTTAATAAATTCGGTTTTAAAGGTTTTGTAAGTTGCTTCAGCAACAGCATTATCATATGGGCATCCTTTGGAGCTTAATGATCTTTTAATTTTAAAGGTTATTAAAATTTCATCAATAATTTTATTTTTAAACTCATTACCACGATCAGTATGAAATAAAGTTATTTTATTTAATGGTCGTGTTATCTTGTGAAAAGCTTGTTGAACTAATTCAGCAGTTTTATTTGGTCCAGCACTATAGCCAATTACTTCGCGATTAAACAAGTCAATTAATAAACAAATATAATGTCATTTAGTGCCAACTTGAACATATGTTAAATCACTAACAACAACTTCATTTGGTTTTTTGTCATTAAATTGACGATTTAAAACATTATTAATTTCGTCATTATTAACTGTTTTTTTATGATTACAATATTTTAACTTGGTGTATTTAGAAACCAAATTATTTTTGATCATAATGAATCGGATTTTTCGTCGTGATAAAATGATATTTTTTCTTATTAAAACAGCTTTAATTTTACGAGCACCATAAATCTTGCGACTTTTATTAAATGCACTGATAACTTCTTGTTCATAATTATTAACATCAAACTTGGTGCATTTATTAGTTTGATAATAATATGTTGATTTTAGTAAACCTAAAATCTTACATATTTTCCTCACTGAATATTTATTTTTGTTGTTATTAATTATTGTTATTTTTTCCCGATTATCAGTGCTGCTTGCTTTAAAATGTCATTTTCCATTCGTAATTGTTGGTTTTCTTTTCGCAAGTAAATTAATTCATTTTCTTCGACAGTGCGATTATCTTTTGCTTTAAATGACCCAGAATTATTATAATTTTTAATTCAACTATAAATAGTTGGTTTTGGTAAATTATATTCTTTCCCTAAATTAATAACACTTTTGTCATTTTTGTATAGCATTACAATTTGTTTTTTAAATTCTTCAGAGTATGAGGTTTTATTTCCCATTTTTATATTCCTTCTTTCTTAATAATTTTGAAGTCTATATAATTATGGTCCAACTTATTGTAGCCTATCCACAATCAACCTAATAATAATTTTTGTTGTACATATTTTACTAATTCTCTATTTTTAAATTTATGAAAATAAACATGTAATTGTTTTCTATTTTCTGCTTTATTTTGTGCAATTAATGAAAAATAATGATTATTATC from Spiroplasma endosymbiont of Lonchoptera lutea harbors:
- a CDS encoding IS30 family transposase is translated as MGYKHLGIDERIYIENQLKFKVKISEIAKNLNRSISTINREVNRNKDNNHYFSLIAQNKAENRKQLHVYFHKFKNRELVKYVQQKLLLGWSPEQIYGRIKNFHQEWIISFKTVYNWIYSGLLEKVTSKNLRRKGKKRKSQENRGKFNGKSIKERNVNNRITLGHWEGDTVVSSRGKSKSCLITLVERTSRFTLVILVENRTTKVINKNISHYLSILPNNLVKTITFDRGKEFANWQQLEKNLNVKIYFADAYSPWQRGTNENTNGLIREKFPKKFNFSNTTKNAVHKFILSLNQRPRKILNYLSPIEYLVRKII
- a CDS encoding SprT family zinc-dependent metalloprotease, producing the protein MLKKQLVYENVALDYYLQQGKRLSVRYYSSDIIVNAPLGMKEQYIEDFLISNWKKLQKIINKSSKILINLHQKPYFVYFLDKKYEVQINYFANNNKVIFVATTVVVNLKGNDEKQLVKNFNKFLSKQAELYLSSRVALLAKTMNLSYQQLKFRVMRSKWGVCHFNKQKIVLNSKIMHFNFEVIDYVIIHELVHLWEPNHSQAFWKLVVQFCPNFKVCQQILKQVFL
- a CDS encoding dUTP diphosphatase, producing the protein MKHILDLQLWKQIISLQKKLDARILEEKKLLVEKTIDKRFLALLVELSEFSNELRCFKYWSNRMTYKSKELVLDEFIDCLHFLISIGLSFNIDLEAYSYELKQEQDLTLLILETFNHTIAFWKNITNDYANILNHFFTIANILQFSFQDIFQAYLNKNEINHQRISNNY
- a CDS encoding IS30 family transposase — protein: MGYKHLGIAERIYIENQLKFKVKISEIAKNLNRSISTINREVNRNKDNNHYFSLIAQNKAENRKQLHVYFHKFKNRELVKYVQQKLLLGWSPEQIYGRIKNFHQEWIISFKTIYNWIYSGLLEKVTSKNLRRKGKKRKSQENRGKFNGKSIKERNVNNRITLGHWEGDTVVSSRGKSKSCLITLVERTSRFTLVILVENRTTKVINKNISHYLSILPNNLVKTITFDRGKEFANWQQLEKNLNVKIYFADAYSPWQRGTNENTNGLIREKFPKKFNFSNTTKNAVHKFILSLNQRPRKILNYLSPIEYLVRKII
- a CDS encoding IS30 family transposase, whose amino-acid sequence is MYKYLTIESIIAIKEYKSYGFSIRKIAKAIDYSKSTVHRVCKLLNQNLLPLEILNQVQKNKQNAGRKLIILTLTEINTINHLLITKNYALDIIADFLKKNKIKNISTKTLYNMFKTNRMGFDEKNLLRKGKNKPHKQKETRGRINNCKSIHERNLIIPNIKNIQEFGHLEGDTIVGKDHKSSIITLADLWSKTTIPLKTKNHKAESITQSIIKFISKLIPGTIKTITFDRGKEFSKWKLIEKNCNVKIYFADAGKPCQRGLNENNNGILRRYLPKSTDLSSYKQKDLNSIAFQINSTPRKSLSYKRPIDLIQLF
- the rplT gene encoding 50S ribosomal protein L20, with protein sequence MARVKGGVTTRKRRKKVLKQAKGYFGSKHTLFRTAKEQVMKSLAYAYRDRKKRKCEFRSLWITRINGAAREYDMSYSQFINGLHKANVDINRKMLSEMAIHQPVEFKKLVDLSKSALEKKD
- the rpmI gene encoding 50S ribosomal protein L35, whose translation is MPKMKTKKALQKRIKITGTGKWKRKHAFTSHLAQNKSTKQKRHLSKEGAVHKTDYRRLKNLLLS
- the infC gene encoding translation initiation factor IF-3, yielding MKHKPNTDFINQNIPFREVLVIDQDGNQLGVMSRNDALRTAKEQGLDLFVVAPNTNPPVSKILDYGRYKYEEQKKDKDNKKKQRIIQNKEMRLTPNIGEHDLQFKAKKVIEFLKNGDRVKISLKFRGRESYRKEFGYETLMRFYDLVKEYCEIEKTPKLTGQFYDMYLIVRKDKDLIKEKEQENAKNENKKSITETN
- a CDS encoding IS30 family transposase, encoding MGYKHLGIDERIYIENQLKFKVKISEIAKNLNRSISTINREVNRNKDNNHYFSLIAQNKAENRKQLHVYFHKFKNRELVKYVQQKLLLGWSPEQIYGRIKNFHQEWIISFKTIYNWIYSGLLEKVTSKNLRRKGKKRKSQENRGKFNGKSIKERNVNNRITLGHWEGDTVVSSRGKSKSCLITLVERTSRFTLAILVENRTTKVINKNISHYLSILPNNLVKTITFDRGKEFANWQQLEKNLNVKIYFADAYSPWQRGTNENTNGLIREKFPKKFNFSNTTKNAVHKFILSLNQRPRKILNYLSPIEYLVRKII
- a CDS encoding IS3 family transposase (programmed frameshift), encoding MGNKTSYSEEFKKQIVMLYKNDKSVINLGKEYNLPKPTIYSWIKNYNNSGSFKAKDNRTVEENELIYLRKENQQLRMENDIFKASSTDNREKITIINNNKNKYSVRKICKILGLLKSTYYYQTNKCTKFDVNNYEQEVISAFNKSRKIYGARKIKAVLIRKNIILSRRKIRFIMIKNNLVSKYTKLKYCNHKKTVNNDEINNVLNRQFNDKKPNEVVVSDLTYVQVGTKWHYICLLIDLFNREVIGYSAGPNKTAELVQQAFHKITRPLNKITLFHTDRGNEFKNKIIDEILITFKIKRSLSSKGCPYDNAVAEATYKTFKTEFINGKKFANLTQLKCELFDFVNWYNNIRIHGSLNYLTPVEFRKYQST
- a CDS encoding helix-turn-helix domain-containing protein — protein: MGYKHLGIDERIYIENQLKFKVKISEIAKNLNRSISTINREVNRNKDNNHYFSLIAQNKAENRKQLHVYFHKFKNRELVKYVQQKLLLGWLWIGYNKLDHNYIDFKIIKKEGI